In Rosa chinensis cultivar Old Blush chromosome 1, RchiOBHm-V2, whole genome shotgun sequence, a genomic segment contains:
- the LOC112182088 gene encoding DNA-directed RNA polymerase III subunit RPC10 isoform X1 yields MSYLFVLLLGRESCVGRFSQMEFCPDCGGMLQYELPNMHAARFFCPTCPYVAYMEKRGEIRRRQALVKKEIQPIINLNDFTNAPKTEETCPICGHKEAAFREQQTRSADEASTKFYRCLNEDCKHAWIDYS; encoded by the exons ATGTCATATCTGTTTGTTTTATTGTTGG GGAGGGAGAGTTGTGTTGGGAGATTTTCGCAAATGGAATTCTGCCCGGATTGTGGAGGCATGCTGCAGTATGAGCTTCCGAATATGCACGCTGCTAGATTCTTCTGTCCAACTTGTCCTTATGTAGCATACATGGAGAAACGG GGTGAAATTAGGAGGAGGCAGGCTCTAGTTAAGAAGGAGATCCAACCCATAATTAACCTGAATGACTTTACAAATGCACCCAAAACTGAAG AAACATGCCCAATCTGTGGTCATAAAGAGGCTGCTTTCCGGGAACAGCAAACACGATCTGCTGATGAAGcatcaacaaaattttataggtgTTTGAACGAAGACTGTAAACATGCTTGGATCGATTACTCTTAG
- the LOC112196218 gene encoding calcium-binding protein KIC, translating to MGSNGTTEYKDLLPVMAEKLDVETFVSELCGGFRLLADPESGLITAESLKKNSALLGMEGMSKEDAEGMVREGDLDGDGVLNETEFCILMVRLSPGMMEDAETWLEKALEQELKKS from the coding sequence ATGGGGAGCAATGGAACAACTGAATACAAGGACTTGTTACCAGTGATGGCAGAGAAGCTGGATGTGGAGACCTTTGTGTCCGAGCTATGTGGAGGTTTTCGACTTCTGGCAGACCCCGAAAGTGGGCTGATCACCGCGGAGAGCCTGAAGAAGAATTCTGCGCTTCTCGGAATGGAGGGGATGAGCAAAGAGGATGCTGAGGGCATGGTTAGGGAAGGTGATCTTGATGGAGACGGCGTGCTGAATGAGACGGAGTTCTGTATTCTCATGGTGAGGCTGAGTCCAGGGATGATGGAAGATGCAGAGACTTGGCTTGAGAAAGCTCTTGAACAAGAGCTAAAGAAATCCTGA
- the LOC112182087 gene encoding probable serine/threonine-protein kinase WNK4 isoform X1 encodes MNLFVLDQAKVYLVKKSVHIYLQVLVFLVAVGSRQEMNSGFGFGPSKHNNGMFSMVKPPEDEAEGVEKDPTNRYVRYNEILGRGAFKTVYKAFDEVDGIEVAWNQVKIDAVLRSPDDLAKLYSEVHLLKSLKHENIIMFYNAWVDDQRNTINMITELFTSGNLRQYRKKHKNVDTKAIRNWARQILRGLVYLHSQNPPIIHRDLKCDNIFINGNHGEVKIGDLGLATVLKQPAARSVIGTPEFMAPELYDEEYNELIDVYSFGMCMLEMVTFEYPYSECKSPAQIFKKVTSGVKPAALGKVHDPQIKKFIEKCLVPMSERSSAKELLKDPFLQVENPREPMRDPLKLPNQNLKALNLPKSGPFSMDIDSDYKQLSVSTCTGSNDGSPQVLEFQRKSKNNEFRLRGTKSDDNSVSLTLRIADACGKVKNIDFLFYLDTDTAVSLAAEMVEHLELADHDVAFIAEFIDYLIMKLLPGWKPSSDNSSGGLTYGGSEFLDGKSIVACLWGSPLSGVPAGSMVDQACSVWDNSDTISFNGGISSYPSFTEFADGHSNASFASVFQADDASTNINKAAESVGCNIVHPRYSFVDDRSLQGNYTSNAGQVFPINIPKNIELPSHDQKVSNDMSLSSSCSSVSLAVDMDVELKLELDTIEAQYQNLFQELSRMREKALEGARKKWIEKQKLAVH; translated from the exons atgaatttgtttgttttggacCAAGCGAAAGTGTATTTAGTTAAGAAGagtgtacatatatatttacaagTCCTTGTCTTTCTGGTAGCTGTTGGTTCTCGGCAGGAAATGAATTCCGGGTTTGGTTTTGGACCCTCGAAACATAATAATGGAATGTTTTCGATGGTGAAGCCTCCCGAAGATGAGGCCGAGGGTGTAGAGAAGGACCCAACAAATCGATATGTTCGG TACAATGAAATCTTGGGCAGGGGAGCCTTCAAGACTGT CTACAAGGCATTTGATGAAGTAGATGGAATAGAAGTTGCTTGGAACCAAGTGAAGATTGATGCTGTTTTGCGTTCACCAGACGATTTGGCAAAATTGTACTCTGAAGTCCATTTGCTGAAATCACTGAAACATGAAAATATTATCATGTTCTATAATGCCTGGGTGGATGATCAGAGAAATACCATTAACATGATTACCGAGCTCTTCACATCTGGAAATCTAAGGCA ATATCGTAAGAAGCATAAAAATGTTGATACAAAGGCCATAAGGAATTGGGCAAGGCAGATTCTCCGAGGTTTAGTCTATCTCCACAGTCAGAACCCGCCTATTATTCATAGGGACTTAAAATGTGACAATATTTTTATCAATGGAAACCACGGAGAAGTTAAAATTGGAGACCTGGGGTTGGCAACTGTTCTGAAACAGCCTGCTGCTCGAAGTGTGATTG GGACTCCCGAGTTTATGGCGCCAGAACTGTATGATGAGGAATATAATGAACTCATTGACGTGTATTCGTTTGGGATGTGCATGCTAGAGATGGTTACTTTTGAGTATCCATATAGTGAATGCAAAAGTCCTGCTCAAATATTTAAGAAGGTTACCTCA GGTGTTAAACCTGCAGCCCTTGGTAAGGTGCATGACCCCCAAATTAAAAAGTTCATTGAGAAATGTCTGGTTCCAATGTCTGAGAGATCTTCTGCAAAGGAGCTGCTTAAAGATCCATTCCTTCAAGTTGAGAACCCTAGGGAACCAATGCGTGATCCCTTAAAGTTACCTAACCAAAATCTCAAAGCATTAAATTTACCCAAGTCTGGGCCATTTTCCATGGACATAGATAGTGATTATAAGCAGCTCTCAGTAAGCACATGTACAGGAAGCAACGATGGAAGTCCACAGGTTTTGGAATTTCAAAGGAAAAGTAAGAACAATGAGTTTAGGTTAAGGGGGACAAAAAGTGATGATAACTCAGTATCATTGACCTTGCGTATTGCTGATGCATGCG GTAAGGTGAAGAATATAGATTTTCTCTTTTACCTTGATACTGATACTGCAGTCTCTCTGGCGGCTGAGATGGTTGAACATCTGGAATTAGCAGATCATGATGTGGCCTTCATTGCTGAATTTATTGATTACTTGATAATGAAACTCCTACCTGGTTGGAAGCCATCATCTGATAATTCCTCAGGTGGACTTACCTATGGTGGATCCGAATTCCTTGATGGCAAATCCATAGTGGCATGCCTGTGGGGTTCACCATTATCTGGTGTTCCTGCTGGTTCAATGGTTGATCAAGCTTGTAGCGTCTGGGATAATTCTGATACAATTAGTTTTAATGGTGGCATTTCCTCTTATCCAAGCTTTACTGAATTTGCCGATGGACATTCAAATGCATCATTCGCTTCTGTGTTTCAGGCTGATGATGCTTCCACCAATATTAATAAAGCAGCTGAATCTGTTGGTTGCAACATTGTACATCCTAGGTATTCGTTTGTTGATGACAGAAGCTTGCAAGGAAATTACACTAGCAATGCAGGCCAAGTATTTCCTATCAATATCCCAAAGAACATAGAGTTGCCATCACATGATCAGAAAGTATCTAATGATATGAGCTTGTCAAGCAGCTGTTCATCGGTTTCTTTGGCAGTTGATATGGATGTTGAGCTGAAGTTGGAACTCGATACTATTGAGGCACAATACCAGAACTTGTTTCAAGAGCTTTCTAGGATGAGGGAGAAAGCATTGGAAGGGGCCAGAAAGAAATGGATAGAAAAGCAGAAACTAGCTGTTCACTAA
- the LOC112182087 gene encoding probable serine/threonine-protein kinase WNK4 isoform X2, translating into MFGYKAFDEVDGIEVAWNQVKIDAVLRSPDDLAKLYSEVHLLKSLKHENIIMFYNAWVDDQRNTINMITELFTSGNLRQYRKKHKNVDTKAIRNWARQILRGLVYLHSQNPPIIHRDLKCDNIFINGNHGEVKIGDLGLATVLKQPAARSVIGTPEFMAPELYDEEYNELIDVYSFGMCMLEMVTFEYPYSECKSPAQIFKKVTSGVKPAALGKVHDPQIKKFIEKCLVPMSERSSAKELLKDPFLQVENPREPMRDPLKLPNQNLKALNLPKSGPFSMDIDSDYKQLSVSTCTGSNDGSPQVLEFQRKSKNNEFRLRGTKSDDNSVSLTLRIADACGKVKNIDFLFYLDTDTAVSLAAEMVEHLELADHDVAFIAEFIDYLIMKLLPGWKPSSDNSSGGLTYGGSEFLDGKSIVACLWGSPLSGVPAGSMVDQACSVWDNSDTISFNGGISSYPSFTEFADGHSNASFASVFQADDASTNINKAAESVGCNIVHPRYSFVDDRSLQGNYTSNAGQVFPINIPKNIELPSHDQKVSNDMSLSSSCSSVSLAVDMDVELKLELDTIEAQYQNLFQELSRMREKALEGARKKWIEKQKLAVH; encoded by the exons ATGTTCGG CTACAAGGCATTTGATGAAGTAGATGGAATAGAAGTTGCTTGGAACCAAGTGAAGATTGATGCTGTTTTGCGTTCACCAGACGATTTGGCAAAATTGTACTCTGAAGTCCATTTGCTGAAATCACTGAAACATGAAAATATTATCATGTTCTATAATGCCTGGGTGGATGATCAGAGAAATACCATTAACATGATTACCGAGCTCTTCACATCTGGAAATCTAAGGCA ATATCGTAAGAAGCATAAAAATGTTGATACAAAGGCCATAAGGAATTGGGCAAGGCAGATTCTCCGAGGTTTAGTCTATCTCCACAGTCAGAACCCGCCTATTATTCATAGGGACTTAAAATGTGACAATATTTTTATCAATGGAAACCACGGAGAAGTTAAAATTGGAGACCTGGGGTTGGCAACTGTTCTGAAACAGCCTGCTGCTCGAAGTGTGATTG GGACTCCCGAGTTTATGGCGCCAGAACTGTATGATGAGGAATATAATGAACTCATTGACGTGTATTCGTTTGGGATGTGCATGCTAGAGATGGTTACTTTTGAGTATCCATATAGTGAATGCAAAAGTCCTGCTCAAATATTTAAGAAGGTTACCTCA GGTGTTAAACCTGCAGCCCTTGGTAAGGTGCATGACCCCCAAATTAAAAAGTTCATTGAGAAATGTCTGGTTCCAATGTCTGAGAGATCTTCTGCAAAGGAGCTGCTTAAAGATCCATTCCTTCAAGTTGAGAACCCTAGGGAACCAATGCGTGATCCCTTAAAGTTACCTAACCAAAATCTCAAAGCATTAAATTTACCCAAGTCTGGGCCATTTTCCATGGACATAGATAGTGATTATAAGCAGCTCTCAGTAAGCACATGTACAGGAAGCAACGATGGAAGTCCACAGGTTTTGGAATTTCAAAGGAAAAGTAAGAACAATGAGTTTAGGTTAAGGGGGACAAAAAGTGATGATAACTCAGTATCATTGACCTTGCGTATTGCTGATGCATGCG GTAAGGTGAAGAATATAGATTTTCTCTTTTACCTTGATACTGATACTGCAGTCTCTCTGGCGGCTGAGATGGTTGAACATCTGGAATTAGCAGATCATGATGTGGCCTTCATTGCTGAATTTATTGATTACTTGATAATGAAACTCCTACCTGGTTGGAAGCCATCATCTGATAATTCCTCAGGTGGACTTACCTATGGTGGATCCGAATTCCTTGATGGCAAATCCATAGTGGCATGCCTGTGGGGTTCACCATTATCTGGTGTTCCTGCTGGTTCAATGGTTGATCAAGCTTGTAGCGTCTGGGATAATTCTGATACAATTAGTTTTAATGGTGGCATTTCCTCTTATCCAAGCTTTACTGAATTTGCCGATGGACATTCAAATGCATCATTCGCTTCTGTGTTTCAGGCTGATGATGCTTCCACCAATATTAATAAAGCAGCTGAATCTGTTGGTTGCAACATTGTACATCCTAGGTATTCGTTTGTTGATGACAGAAGCTTGCAAGGAAATTACACTAGCAATGCAGGCCAAGTATTTCCTATCAATATCCCAAAGAACATAGAGTTGCCATCACATGATCAGAAAGTATCTAATGATATGAGCTTGTCAAGCAGCTGTTCATCGGTTTCTTTGGCAGTTGATATGGATGTTGAGCTGAAGTTGGAACTCGATACTATTGAGGCACAATACCAGAACTTGTTTCAAGAGCTTTCTAGGATGAGGGAGAAAGCATTGGAAGGGGCCAGAAAGAAATGGATAGAAAAGCAGAAACTAGCTGTTCACTAA
- the LOC112191516 gene encoding putative F-box/LRR-repeat protein At5g38386: MEKRACLISSSVQEKDAYKLVDRISELPDEILVRILSLLPLKEAGATSTLSRRWLYMWASTKNLNFDADETVRRYYWEYNQELKDQESSKYVDWVNHVVEQHREQEDLEQFRVCFLGLDNRFTSSIDKWIQFAMKKRVQVLVLDFVTRLYDAKHYTFSNYLETSSEHFNFESLKVLHLECVNVTGDVLECMLRNCPFLEQVSVYYANNLVELSVVDPSIALKYLEIRYCGDIKRIQIHDANLVSLSYSGCPIELDLSNVPLLIEVSICYDGFTDESMKLAFTHLSCCINQLQTLMLDIPMFVQVHQKNFPVLPNLKNLEVRVCADACRNTLPVLTSFMKAFPNLQRLVLKLEFSFPFNPTEGENMFKGLCYGIYTEKCPHHNIKVVEILGYRHASTTVELVNYMVKNVVALDKIVIDPARNWAHHGTRANKRIEEVKLEEEARDHAMHFIRKVVPSSVEFVCL; encoded by the exons atggagaaaagagCTTGCCTAATTTCTAGTTCTGTTCAAGAAAAG GATGCGTATAAGTTGGTGGACAGAATCAGTGAGCTGCCGGATGAAATTCTGGTTAGAATCTTGTCTCTCTTGCCACTAAAGGAAGCTGGAGCCACCAGTACCCTTTCTCGGCGTTGGCTTTATATGTGGGCATCCACTAAAAATCTCAATTTTGATGCTGATGAAACTGTACGGCGTTATTATTGGGAGTACAACCAAGAACTCAAAGACCAGGAAAGCTCTAAATATGTAGATTGGGTCAATCATGTGGTGGAACAGCATAGAGAGCAGGAGGACTTGGAACAATTTAGGGTTTGCTTCCTTGGTCTAGATAACCGTTTTACTAGTTCAATTGATAAATGGATTCAGTTTGCAATGAAAAAGAGAGTTCAAGTTCTGGTGTTGGATTTTGTGACGAGATTATATGATGCAAAACATTACACATTTTCAAACTACCTAGAAACGTCCTCTGAACACTTTAACTTTGAATCCCTCAAagttcttcatttggaatgtgTTAATGTGACTGGAGATGTTCTTGAGTGCATGTTGCGAAACTGCCCTTTTCTTGAACAAGTATCAGTGTATTATGCCAACAATTTGGTTGAGTTAAGCGTTGTCGATCCATCCATTGCACTCAAGTATTTGGAGATAAGATATTGTGGTGACATCAAAAGGATTCAGATTCATGATGCAAACCTTGTTTCATTGTCTTATAGTGGATGTCCCATAGAATTGGATCTCAGTAATGTGCCCTTGCTGATTGAGGTATCCATTTGTTATGATGGGTTTACTGATGAATCCATGAAACTTGCCTTCACCCATCTTTCTTGCTGCATAAATCAGCTACAGACTCTCATGCTGGATATCCCCATG TTCGTGCAGGTCCACCAAAAGAATTTCCCTGTACTACCAAATCTCAAGAATTTAGAAGTAAGAGTCTGCGCAGATGCTTGCCGGAATACTCTTCCTGTGTTAACCTCTTTCATGAAGGCATTTCCCAATTTGCAGAGGCTTGTTTTGAAG TTGGAATTCTCCTTTCCATTTAACCCAACAGAAGGAGAGAATATGTTTAAAGGACTATGCTATGGCATTTACACTGAGAAATGTCCACATCATAACATCAAGGTTGTTGAAATACTAGGGTATCGTCATGCTTCAACTACTGTTGAGCTTGTCAACTATATGGTAAAGAATGTTGTTGCGCTAGACAAAATTGTTATTGATCCTGCCCGGAATTGGGCACATCATGGTACCAGAGCGAATAAGAGAATTGAAGAGGTCAAGCTTGAAGAAGAGGCCAGAGATCATGCTATGCACTTTATTAGAAAAGTAGTGCCATCAAGTGTAGAATTTGTCTGCCTGTAG
- the LOC112182091 gene encoding serine/arginine-rich splicing factor RS31 isoform X2 translates to MQCLYSLMCISPSLSGFAFVYLDNDRDAEDAIHHLDDRPFGYDRRRLSVEWARGERGRERGHHLDGSKSVANQRPTKTLFVINFDPLRTRVSDIERHFDPYGKVLNVRIRRNFAFVQFDTQEEATKALAATHLSKILDRVVSVEYALRDDDERGERRYDSPRRGGYGRHVDSPYRRSPSPVYRRRPSPDYGRARSPAYGRYNGPVYDRRRSPDYGRNASPEYGRYRSRSPIRRSRT, encoded by the exons ATGCAATGCCTCTACAGTCTTATGTGCATCAGCCCCTCACTATCAG GTTTTGCTTTTGTGTATCTTGATAATGATCGGGATGCTGAAGATGCTATCCATCACCTTGATGACAGGCCATTTGGTTATGACAGGCGCAGATTATCTGTGGAATGGGCTAGG GGTGAACGCGGTCGTGAACGTGGTCATCATCTTGATGGGTCTAAATCTGTGGCAAACCAGAGGCCCACAAAAACCTTGTTTGTCATCAACTTTGATCCCCTTCGCACCCGGGTTTCGGATATTGAAAGACACTTTGACCCCTATGGGAAGGTTCTTAATGTCAGAATTCGGCGGAACTTTGCATTTGTGCAGTTTgacactcaggaagaagctaCCAAAGCCCTTGCGGCTACGCACTTGAG CAAGATACTAGACCGAGTGGTTTCCGTTGAGTATGCTCTGAGAGATGATGATGAGAGAGGTGAGCGACGTTATGATAGTCCTAGAAGAGGTGGTTATGGAAGGCATGTGGATAGTCCTTATAGGAGGTCACCAAGTCCTGTGTATCGCAGGCGTCCAAGTCCTGATTATGGTCGTGCCCGCAGCCCAGCTTATGGTAGGTACAATGGTCCAGTGTATGACAGGCGCAGGAGTCCTGATTATGGAAGAAATGCGAGTCCGGAATATGGCAGATACCGCAG TCGCTCCCCTATTCGAAGATCAAGAACATGA
- the LOC112181550 gene encoding protein yippee-like At4g27745: MADGAWPRLYSCYKCQNHICCHDDIVSKSFQAESGRAFLFSHAINVVQGPKEDRRLITGLHTVADVHCSDCGEVLGWKYVKAYEQLQKYKEGKFVIAKFKIVKANW, translated from the exons ATGGCTGATGGGGCTTGGCCAAGGCTATACAGCTGCTACAAGTGCCAGAACCATATATGCTGTCATGATGATATTGTCTCTAAATCTTTTCAG GCTGAAAGTGGCAGAGCCTTTCTGTTCTCTCATGCAATAAATGTGGTTCAAGGGCCTAAAGAGGACCGGCGACTCATCACCGGCCTCCACACAGTTGCTGATGTACACTGCAGCGATTGCGGGGAGGTGTTGGGTTGGAAATATGTAAAAGCTTACGAACAGTTGCAGAAGTACAAAGAAGGGAAATTTGTGATTGCAAAGTTCAAGATTGTCAAGGCAAACTGGTAG
- the LOC112182088 gene encoding DNA-directed RNA polymerase III subunit RPC10 isoform X2, with product MEFCPDCGGMLQYELPNMHAARFFCPTCPYVAYMEKRGEIRRRQALVKKEIQPIINLNDFTNAPKTEETCPICGHKEAAFREQQTRSADEASTKFYRCLNEDCKHAWIDYS from the exons ATGGAATTCTGCCCGGATTGTGGAGGCATGCTGCAGTATGAGCTTCCGAATATGCACGCTGCTAGATTCTTCTGTCCAACTTGTCCTTATGTAGCATACATGGAGAAACGG GGTGAAATTAGGAGGAGGCAGGCTCTAGTTAAGAAGGAGATCCAACCCATAATTAACCTGAATGACTTTACAAATGCACCCAAAACTGAAG AAACATGCCCAATCTGTGGTCATAAAGAGGCTGCTTTCCGGGAACAGCAAACACGATCTGCTGATGAAGcatcaacaaaattttataggtgTTTGAACGAAGACTGTAAACATGCTTGGATCGATTACTCTTAG